A window of the Nitrosococcus wardiae genome harbors these coding sequences:
- the tsaD gene encoding tRNA (adenosine(37)-N6)-threonylcarbamoyltransferase complex transferase subunit TsaD — translation MRILGIETSCDETGVAIFDSKRGLLAHVLYSQAELHADYGGIVPELASRDHIRKLLPLLRKVLDQAGLHKRDIDGVAYTAGPGLIGALLVGAAVGRSLAWAWGKPALAVHHMEGHLLSPLLEADPPDFPFCALLVSGGHTMLIAVSRIGAYQVLGESLDDAVGEAFDKTAKLLGLGYPGGPALAKLAEQGNPDRFHFPRPMLDRPGLDFSFSGLKTYALNTLHENGPEAGADIARAFQDAVVETLTVKCRRALQQTGLKRLVVAGGVSANQALRERLKVMGAQENAQIYYPRLAFCTDNGAMIAFAGCQRLLAGEHAGLGFKAQARWPLDSLPEI, via the coding sequence ATGCGCATACTTGGAATTGAAACTTCCTGTGACGAAACAGGAGTTGCCATTTTTGACAGCAAGCGGGGACTGTTGGCCCATGTCCTCTACAGTCAGGCAGAACTCCATGCTGACTACGGTGGGATTGTCCCGGAATTGGCCTCCCGGGATCACATTCGCAAGTTATTACCCTTGCTTCGCAAGGTGCTAGACCAGGCAGGCCTTCACAAGCGAGATATTGACGGTGTTGCCTATACCGCAGGCCCAGGGCTAATCGGTGCCCTATTAGTAGGGGCTGCAGTGGGTCGCAGCCTGGCCTGGGCCTGGGGTAAACCGGCGCTTGCCGTCCATCATATGGAAGGGCATTTACTCTCTCCCCTGTTAGAAGCTGACCCCCCTGATTTTCCATTTTGCGCGCTCCTCGTCTCCGGAGGCCACACCATGCTGATAGCGGTAAGCCGTATTGGGGCTTACCAGGTGCTCGGCGAATCCCTTGATGATGCGGTGGGGGAAGCTTTTGACAAGACAGCAAAACTCCTTGGGCTGGGCTATCCAGGAGGACCCGCCCTGGCCAAACTTGCCGAACAGGGGAATCCGGATCGTTTTCATTTCCCACGTCCTATGCTCGACCGTCCAGGTTTAGACTTTAGCTTTAGCGGGCTAAAGACCTATGCCCTCAACACCTTGCACGAGAATGGACCTGAAGCTGGCGCCGATATTGCCCGGGCCTTTCAGGATGCCGTCGTGGAGACCCTCACCGTCAAATGCCGCCGGGCCTTGCAACAAACAGGACTCAAGCGTCTGGTCGTCGCTGGTGGGGTTAGCGCCAACCAAGCGCTCCGAGAACGGCTTAAGGTTATGGGAGCCCAGGAAAATGCCCAAATCTATTATCCACGGTTGGCTTTTTGTACCGATAACGGGGCCATGATTGCTTTCGCTGGCTGTCAACGTCTTTTAGCTGGAGAGCACGCCGGCCTTGGATTTAAGGCCCAGGCGAGATGGCCCTTGGATAGTTTGCCAGAGATTTAA
- the plsY gene encoding glycerol-3-phosphate 1-O-acyltransferase PlsY, whose amino-acid sequence MLTTLILLLIGYVVGSLSSAIIVARLAGLGDPRAQGSGNPGATNILRLGSKRLAAVVLLGDTLKGIFPVWLAGGMGVEAWVIAGVGLAAFWGHLYPLFFGFHGGKGVATGLGVLLGFSWPLALAVLSIWLLVFWRWRISSLSALCAAVLAPFLAWWLVPETAIRVAVTVLMVFLLWRHQDNIRRLLSGQEGRLDKSS is encoded by the coding sequence ATGCTGACTACTTTAATTCTGCTGCTCATAGGTTATGTTGTAGGATCCTTATCCAGTGCTATTATCGTGGCACGATTGGCGGGTTTAGGAGATCCCCGCGCTCAAGGATCGGGAAATCCTGGTGCGACTAATATTTTGCGCTTGGGCAGTAAGCGGCTCGCAGCGGTAGTGCTCCTTGGGGATACCCTCAAGGGGATTTTTCCCGTGTGGTTAGCAGGGGGAATGGGAGTCGAGGCCTGGGTTATTGCTGGAGTAGGATTAGCGGCCTTCTGGGGTCATCTCTATCCGCTATTTTTTGGGTTTCATGGGGGTAAGGGAGTGGCCACCGGTTTAGGGGTATTGCTAGGCTTTTCTTGGCCCCTTGCCCTAGCCGTGCTGAGCATCTGGCTGCTGGTGTTTTGGCGCTGGCGAATCTCATCTCTTTCAGCACTTTGCGCAGCTGTGCTTGCCCCTTTCTTGGCGTGGTGGCTAGTACCGGAGACCGCAATTAGAGTGGCAGTCACCGTCCTGATGGTGTTTTTGCTTTGGCGTCATCAAGATAATATTCGACGTTTGCTCAGCGGCCAGGAAGGCCGTTTAGACAAATCGAGTTAA
- the folB gene encoding dihydroneopterin aldolase produces MDIVYLNDLRIDTVIGIYDWERRIKQTISLDLEMATDVAKAAASDNIEDTLDYKAVAKRMIDFVGNSEFLLVETLAERAAQIILNEFGVSWLRLKVDKQGAVRGARGVGVIIERCQPKEPAQP; encoded by the coding sequence ATGGACATCGTCTATTTAAACGATTTACGTATTGATACTGTGATTGGTATTTATGATTGGGAGCGTCGAATCAAGCAGACGATTTCCCTGGATTTAGAAATGGCCACCGATGTCGCCAAAGCCGCTGCCAGCGATAACATTGAGGACACCCTCGACTACAAAGCAGTGGCCAAACGAATGATAGACTTCGTCGGCAATAGCGAATTTCTATTGGTGGAAACTTTGGCAGAACGTGCGGCGCAGATTATATTAAATGAATTTGGAGTTTCTTGGCTGCGCCTTAAGGTGGACAAGCAAGGCGCCGTGCGCGGTGCTCGAGGTGTAGGAGTTATTATCGAGCGCTGCCAGCCCAAGGAGCCAGCACAGCCTTAA
- the folK gene encoding 2-amino-4-hydroxy-6-hydroxymethyldihydropteridine diphosphokinase, whose product MARAYVSIGSNINRENNIRAGVNALRRRYGSLIISRVFESESVGFQGDNFYNSVIGFDTNEPPQTIAHALHEIERACGRKRGGPRFAPRVLDLDLLLYNDLVINEPGLQIPRDDILNYAFVLQPLAEIAPHRHHPVLNKSYADLWAAVDKSSNHLWPTDLNL is encoded by the coding sequence ATGGCCCGTGCATATGTTAGTATAGGCAGCAACATCAACCGGGAGAACAATATCCGTGCTGGAGTCAATGCGCTCCGCCGCCGCTATGGATCGCTTATCATTTCACGGGTATTTGAAAGCGAGTCAGTAGGATTTCAAGGCGATAATTTTTACAATTCGGTAATCGGCTTTGATACCAATGAGCCACCCCAAACAATCGCCCATGCCCTCCATGAGATTGAGCGGGCCTGCGGCCGCAAGCGTGGTGGTCCCCGCTTCGCCCCCCGAGTTCTCGATTTGGATCTCCTACTTTACAATGACTTAGTCATCAATGAGCCAGGGCTCCAAATCCCCAGGGATGATATTCTTAATTATGCTTTTGTACTCCAGCCCCTAGCAGAGATTGCGCCCCACCGGCATCACCCTGTTCTAAACAAATCTTATGCCGATCTCTGGGCTGCCGTTGATAAATCCTCAAACCATTTATGGCCAACCGACTTGAACCTATAA
- a CDS encoding class I SAM-dependent methyltransferase has protein sequence MVSPHHRRDSLPRPNPAALAHSQKLQSFIREAIEQNGGQISFARFMELALYSPGLGYYMSGLHKLGASGDFTTAPELSPLFARCLSRQCQQILELLGSGDILEFGAGSGCMAADLLAELDNRGNLPEQYFILELSAELRQRQQQTLQQQVPHLASKVSWLDRLPDNIQGLVLANEVCDAMPVHCFQLEDEHSWERHVGYEGDTFVWKKGPFSHARLKERATEIRLLLKQVSHYTSEVNLAMESWVAEIAYRLQQGMLLIIDYGFPRKEYYHPDRTTGTLMCHYRHRAHPDPLILPGLQDITAHVDFTALAEAGHNSGLRVAGYCSQADFLLACGLDELAMAEIAAGGYHALETSNQIKRLTLPSEMGELFKILALTRGIDPPLLGFSLRDRRARL, from the coding sequence ATGGTTTCCCCACATCACCGCAGAGACTCTCTTCCTCGCCCTAATCCGGCGGCCTTAGCCCATAGCCAAAAATTGCAAAGTTTCATCCGGGAGGCTATTGAGCAAAATGGTGGTCAAATTTCTTTTGCCCGCTTTATGGAGCTAGCGCTTTATTCACCGGGTTTAGGCTATTACATGTCAGGTCTGCACAAGTTAGGCGCTTCCGGTGATTTTACCACTGCTCCTGAACTCTCCCCCCTCTTTGCCCGCTGTCTCTCTCGCCAATGCCAGCAAATTTTAGAGTTGCTCGGATCAGGTGACATCTTGGAATTTGGGGCGGGATCGGGCTGCATGGCCGCCGATTTGCTAGCTGAGCTGGACAACCGAGGTAACCTACCAGAACAGTATTTCATCTTGGAACTTAGCGCCGAGTTACGCCAACGGCAGCAACAGACGCTGCAACAGCAAGTTCCTCACCTCGCCTCAAAAGTAAGCTGGTTAGACCGTCTACCCGATAACATTCAGGGATTGGTGCTTGCCAACGAGGTCTGTGATGCCATGCCTGTACATTGCTTTCAGCTAGAGGATGAGCACAGTTGGGAACGCCATGTAGGCTATGAGGGAGATACCTTTGTTTGGAAAAAAGGCCCTTTCAGCCATGCTCGACTTAAAGAGCGCGCCACCGAGATACGTCTGTTGCTTAAACAGGTAAGCCACTACACGTCTGAAGTCAATTTAGCCATGGAGAGCTGGGTGGCTGAAATTGCTTACCGTTTACAACAAGGAATGCTGCTCATTATCGATTATGGCTTTCCCCGGAAAGAGTATTATCACCCGGATCGAACAACTGGAACCCTCATGTGCCATTATCGCCATCGGGCACATCCAGACCCGCTGATCTTACCAGGATTACAAGATATTACCGCCCATGTGGATTTTACTGCCCTCGCCGAGGCAGGCCATAACAGCGGGCTTAGGGTCGCGGGTTATTGTTCCCAAGCTGACTTCTTGCTGGCCTGCGGTTTGGATGAATTAGCGATGGCTGAAATCGCAGCAGGAGGATACCACGCTTTGGAAACCAGCAATCAGATCAAACGCCTCACCCTTCCCAGCGAGATGGGCGAACTTTTCAAGATTCTTGCCCTGACTCGGGGGATAGACCCACCCTTACTGGGCTTTAGCTTGCGAGACCGGCGGGCTCGCCTATAG
- a CDS encoding SHOCT domain-containing protein, whose protein sequence is MRSSSRHRASWLRLPFFLIFVLSLVACGGGSAIKEEAEDSEGGRVLWEAGEQYVRLNSSDRVVNNQHPAAVTTEEMRAALESLFVPERRFIRKKLNPVFSPGEIQVLSAALAQGLALARPDQDVTFVSIGIHQGTFTKVRKANTGRVFFKDDKLHIIFGMLHHEVRDQDRETGAQIDRRLHPFVVGSRLYETKLSYPIALEEGQAFYLDPESGEEREDWLVLDIPTLVAKTSQKTPDEQLDPTLLEDIARSKQETQNLKEDLANVKEVLFELKEDLLELQRGGSYATIEARLQSLKKLYDNGLISRDEYQVKRRELLNEL, encoded by the coding sequence ATGAGAAGCAGTAGTCGCCACCGAGCTTCGTGGCTAAGGCTCCCTTTTTTTCTCATTTTTGTCCTGAGCCTAGTGGCTTGTGGTGGCGGCTCGGCAATCAAAGAGGAGGCAGAAGACAGCGAAGGGGGTCGTGTTCTCTGGGAAGCAGGTGAGCAATATGTGCGCCTCAACTCCAGCGATAGGGTAGTGAATAATCAGCATCCAGCGGCAGTGACTACAGAAGAGATGCGTGCTGCTTTGGAATCACTCTTTGTTCCAGAGCGGCGCTTTATTAGAAAAAAATTAAATCCTGTCTTCTCCCCAGGCGAAATCCAAGTACTCAGTGCAGCTTTGGCCCAAGGTTTGGCTTTAGCTCGGCCCGATCAAGATGTTACCTTTGTAAGCATTGGCATTCACCAGGGAACCTTTACCAAGGTCCGTAAGGCCAATACGGGGCGGGTATTTTTTAAAGACGATAAGCTTCATATTATTTTTGGCATGCTTCATCATGAGGTCCGCGACCAGGATCGTGAGACTGGGGCGCAGATTGATCGGCGCTTGCATCCTTTTGTGGTGGGTTCCCGCCTTTACGAAACGAAGCTTTCGTATCCTATTGCTTTGGAGGAGGGCCAAGCGTTTTACTTGGATCCAGAGAGTGGCGAGGAAAGAGAAGACTGGCTAGTGCTGGATATTCCTACCCTTGTTGCCAAAACCAGCCAAAAAACTCCAGATGAGCAGCTTGACCCGACTCTTTTGGAGGATATTGCACGTAGCAAACAGGAGACTCAAAATCTCAAGGAAGATCTTGCCAATGTCAAGGAAGTCTTATTCGAGCTCAAGGAGGACTTGCTAGAGCTCCAACGGGGAGGGAGTTATGCGACGATTGAGGCCCGTCTTCAATCCTTGAAGAAGCTCTATGATAATGGGCTCATTAGCCGTGATGAGTACCAGGTTAAACGCCGGGAACTGCTGAACGAGCTATAG
- a CDS encoding NAD(P)H-dependent glycerol-3-phosphate dehydrogenase — MVNSLPVLPQNDSKCSKTLVVGAGSWGTALAILLARNRVPTLLWARDSAQVAAMVRTRQNDHYLPQVSFPPSLEPVADLEAALPQTEQVLVVVPSHGFRSVLERLAGHLPDGVPLSWATKGLEPGTGRLLHEVAAEVLGPGWPMAVVSGPTFAHEVAAGLPTAVTVAATESAVATRLASCLHGETFRVYTSDDLIGVQLGGAVKNVLAIAAGIGDGLGFGANTRAALITRGLAELMRFALAYGAQRETLMGLSGLGDLVLTCTDNQSRNRRLGLALAQGKRLDEALALIGQAVEGAAAAKVVVAKAKQLNVEMPIAEQIYQVLYAGRAPRQAVEALCSREQKPEYV, encoded by the coding sequence TTGGTTAATTCTTTACCAGTGCTACCTCAAAACGACAGCAAGTGCTCAAAAACCCTGGTGGTCGGTGCAGGTTCCTGGGGCACCGCCTTAGCTATTTTACTTGCTCGCAACCGGGTGCCTACGCTGCTATGGGCGCGAGACTCGGCTCAAGTAGCGGCCATGGTCCGTACCCGCCAAAATGATCATTACTTGCCGCAAGTATCTTTCCCTCCGTCTCTAGAGCCGGTTGCAGATTTGGAAGCAGCATTGCCACAGACGGAACAAGTCCTTGTGGTCGTTCCAAGCCATGGTTTCCGGTCAGTATTAGAGCGTTTAGCTGGGCATTTACCCGATGGTGTCCCCCTATCCTGGGCAACTAAGGGTTTAGAACCCGGTACGGGCCGACTGTTGCATGAGGTCGCGGCGGAAGTTTTGGGTCCTGGATGGCCAATGGCTGTGGTGTCGGGACCTACCTTTGCTCATGAAGTCGCTGCCGGGTTACCAACAGCAGTAACGGTAGCTGCTACCGAATCGGCGGTAGCTACCCGACTTGCTAGCTGTCTTCATGGAGAAACTTTTCGGGTTTATACCAGCGATGACCTCATCGGCGTACAATTGGGAGGAGCGGTAAAAAATGTCCTTGCCATTGCGGCGGGGATTGGCGATGGTTTGGGGTTTGGTGCCAATACCCGGGCGGCCTTGATTACCCGCGGGCTTGCAGAACTGATGCGTTTTGCCCTTGCTTATGGAGCCCAAAGAGAGACGCTGATGGGATTATCAGGGTTGGGTGATTTGGTATTGACCTGCACCGATAACCAATCCCGTAACCGGCGCCTTGGTCTGGCTTTAGCTCAAGGAAAGCGGTTGGACGAAGCTCTAGCGCTCATTGGCCAGGCCGTGGAGGGGGCAGCAGCTGCCAAAGTAGTGGTCGCAAAGGCCAAACAGCTTAATGTCGAGATGCCCATTGCAGAGCAAATTTACCAGGTATTGTACGCTGGACGGGCACCTCGACAAGCGGTTGAAGCCCTTTGTAGCCGGGAACAAAAACCCGAATATGTATAA
- the secB gene encoding protein-export chaperone SecB, which produces MAEESASQQTDEQNQQAQFVIQKIYVKDISFETPNSPQVFTQEWKPEVNLQLSNENKRISENIYEVVLSLTVTAKLGDQTAFLAEVQQAGIFTLNGYSDQNLGPLLSSYCPNILFPFAREVVADLVTKGGFPPLLLAPINFDALYAQRIKQQQQRQSAEAAEIRH; this is translated from the coding sequence ATGGCAGAAGAAAGCGCAAGTCAACAAACTGACGAACAAAATCAACAAGCCCAGTTCGTTATCCAGAAGATTTATGTGAAAGATATTTCTTTCGAAACTCCAAATTCTCCCCAGGTTTTCACTCAAGAATGGAAGCCTGAAGTTAATCTTCAGCTTAGTAATGAAAATAAGCGCATCTCTGAAAATATATATGAGGTGGTATTGTCGCTAACCGTGACAGCGAAACTCGGTGATCAAACAGCCTTTCTTGCTGAGGTTCAGCAAGCAGGTATTTTTACGCTCAATGGTTATAGTGATCAGAATCTGGGACCTTTACTAAGTAGCTATTGCCCTAATATCCTCTTTCCCTTTGCTCGAGAGGTAGTAGCAGATCTAGTGACCAAGGGTGGTTTTCCGCCGCTACTATTGGCACCCATCAACTTTGACGCACTCTATGCCCAACGAATAAAGCAGCAGCAACAACGCCAATCGGCCGAGGCGGCTGAAATTCGGCATTGA
- the grxC gene encoding glutaredoxin 3: MPKVVMYTTAWCPYCIGARRLLDDKGVDYKEIRVDLEPEQRAIMIARSRRRTVPQIFIDDQSIGGFDDLVRLEQARELNTLLGLA, translated from the coding sequence ATGCCAAAAGTCGTGATGTATACCACCGCATGGTGCCCTTATTGTATTGGAGCTCGGCGTTTATTAGATGATAAAGGGGTTGATTACAAAGAAATACGCGTTGATCTTGAGCCTGAACAGCGTGCCATTATGATCGCTAGAAGCCGCCGCCGGACTGTGCCTCAGATATTTATCGATGATCAGTCTATTGGTGGTTTTGATGATTTAGTACGACTCGAACAGGCAAGGGAACTTAATACGCTGTTAGGCCTTGCTTGA
- a CDS encoding rhodanese-like domain-containing protein: MDTNRLFEFLTNHWMLSLLLVAILLALVIDPVLRRLRGIKSVSAVEATRLINQENAQVIDIREEKEFDKEHVLDSLHLPFSKFLKHLDRLDKFKGRPLLVIWGTGQRAFYVATQLSKRGHKAIYVLQGGIETWKEANMPLFSGNTKAHRIKAKVQAEIPAQAEAPAQAEAPAQAETPAQAEAPAQAETPAQAETPAQAEAPAQAETPAQAETPAQAETPAQTKVSNQPRVSKRAKGGKGKKARGSKRAKARRS; encoded by the coding sequence ATGGATACCAATCGCCTTTTTGAATTTCTCACCAACCACTGGATGTTGTCACTGCTGCTCGTGGCTATTTTGCTTGCCTTGGTTATTGATCCGGTGCTGCGTCGACTACGCGGGATTAAGAGCGTGTCTGCGGTTGAGGCCACGCGCTTGATCAATCAGGAAAACGCCCAAGTCATTGATATTCGGGAAGAAAAAGAATTCGATAAAGAGCATGTCCTGGATTCCCTACACCTTCCTTTCTCTAAGTTTCTTAAGCATTTAGATAGATTGGATAAATTCAAAGGTCGTCCCCTTTTGGTGATATGGGGAACAGGGCAGCGAGCATTCTATGTTGCCACGCAGTTGAGCAAGCGAGGGCATAAGGCCATTTATGTACTTCAGGGCGGGATCGAGACATGGAAAGAAGCGAACATGCCCTTATTTAGTGGTAATACGAAGGCCCATAGGATCAAAGCAAAGGTTCAGGCCGAAATACCTGCCCAGGCTGAAGCACCTGCCCAGGCCGAAGCACCTGCCCAGGCCGAAACACCTGCCCAGGCTGAAGCACCTGCCCAGGCCGAAACACCTGCCCAGGCCGAAACACCTGCCCAGGCTGAAGCACCTGCCCAGGCCGAAACACCTGCCCAGGCCGAAACACCTGCCCAGGCTGAAACACCTGCCCAAACCAAAGTGAGCAATCAGCCTAGAGTCAGTAAAAGGGCTAAGGGGGGCAAAGGAAAAAAGGCCAGGGGGAGCAAAAGGGCTAAAGCTAGGCGGAGTTAA
- the gpmI gene encoding 2,3-bisphosphoglycerate-independent phosphoglycerate mutase: MSISPRPLTLVILDGWGYSEETTSNAIQAAHTPVWDTLWNHYPHTVIRASGAEVGLPNEQMGNSEVGHLNLGAGRVVYQEYTRVNRAIRTDSFFTNHTLTEAVDKAVQSDKAVHILGLLSPSGVHSHEEHIHAMVELAVKRHCHQVYLHAFLDGRDTAPKSAQASILAMQAKFTEIGHGRFASLIGRYYGMDRDHRWPRIQAAYNLIAAGQAEYEAENAEQALAMAYERGETDEFVQATRIVPPGKAPVRVEDGDVVIFMNFRSDRARQITRAFIEPNFTGFKRTYWPNLAQFVSLTEYSKDFDIPVAFPSEKPKNTLGQVLAESGLRQLRIAETEKYAHVTFFFNGGREQPFEGEDRILIPSPQVATYDQKPEMSAVEITDSLVEAIESGKYDVIICNYANPDMVGHTGNFNAAVKSIEALDQCLGRVWAALQSAGGELIITADHGNAEKMYDAQSNQPHTAHTHNGVPLIFASKRSAIVSAKGSLADVSPTMLYLIGIEPPPEMSEHRLIELRSA, from the coding sequence ATGTCGATATCTCCTAGACCTTTGACCTTAGTCATCTTAGATGGATGGGGCTATAGTGAAGAGACAACTTCCAACGCTATTCAGGCTGCGCACACCCCTGTCTGGGATACCTTATGGAATCATTATCCCCATACAGTGATCCGAGCTTCTGGTGCCGAAGTTGGCTTACCCAACGAACAAATGGGTAACTCTGAAGTGGGCCACCTTAATTTAGGTGCGGGGCGTGTCGTATATCAGGAGTATACACGAGTCAATCGCGCTATCCGCACGGATTCCTTTTTTACCAATCACACGCTTACTGAGGCCGTTGATAAAGCTGTCCAATCAGATAAAGCCGTCCATATCCTCGGTTTGCTCTCTCCCAGTGGGGTCCACAGCCACGAAGAGCATATTCACGCTATGGTGGAGCTCGCCGTAAAGCGCCACTGTCATCAAGTCTATTTGCACGCCTTTCTTGATGGTCGAGATACAGCACCCAAAAGTGCCCAGGCCTCTATTTTAGCCATGCAAGCTAAATTCACTGAGATTGGCCATGGCCGTTTTGCCTCTCTTATTGGCCGCTACTATGGAATGGACCGTGACCATCGCTGGCCCCGTATTCAGGCCGCCTATAATCTTATTGCTGCCGGCCAGGCGGAATATGAAGCAGAAAACGCTGAACAGGCTTTAGCCATGGCCTACGAACGGGGTGAAACTGACGAGTTTGTCCAAGCTACCCGGATAGTACCTCCTGGCAAAGCACCCGTTCGAGTAGAGGATGGTGATGTGGTCATATTTATGAATTTCCGCTCCGACCGCGCACGGCAAATTACTCGCGCTTTCATCGAGCCTAACTTCACTGGCTTTAAGCGCACTTACTGGCCAAATTTAGCCCAATTCGTCAGCCTCACGGAGTACAGTAAGGACTTTGATATTCCAGTGGCATTCCCAAGTGAAAAGCCTAAGAATACCTTGGGCCAAGTACTTGCTGAATCAGGCCTGCGCCAGTTACGGATTGCAGAAACCGAAAAATATGCCCATGTGACCTTCTTTTTTAATGGGGGAAGGGAACAGCCTTTTGAGGGGGAAGATCGAATTCTTATTCCCTCGCCTCAAGTCGCTACCTATGACCAAAAGCCCGAAATGAGCGCAGTGGAGATTACGGATAGTCTGGTAGAAGCGATTGAGAGCGGCAAATACGATGTCATTATCTGCAACTACGCCAACCCAGACATGGTCGGTCACACGGGGAACTTCAATGCTGCAGTCAAATCAATTGAGGCCCTTGATCAATGCTTAGGGCGGGTATGGGCCGCACTCCAATCTGCCGGCGGCGAGTTAATTATTACCGCTGATCATGGCAACGCCGAAAAAATGTACGATGCCCAAAGCAACCAGCCTCACACCGCCCATACCCACAATGGGGTACCTCTTATTTTTGCGAGCAAACGATCCGCTATTGTCAGCGCCAAGGGTAGTCTCGCAGATGTGTCTCCAACCATGCTTTACCTGATAGGTATTGAACCGCCGCCTGAGATGAGCGAACACCGCTTGATCGAGCTACGGTCAGCATGA
- a CDS encoding S41 family peptidase — protein sequence MPFSKRDLLIMTVGLILGVSLVFGQMVLAERSEDESKPLPLEELRIFSEVFGQIKRSYVELVDDKTLIEDSIRGMLAGLDPHSAYLDPESFKELRIGTSGKFGGLGIEVGMEDGFVRVVAPIDDTPAQKAGIKAGDLIIRIDDTPVKGMSLSEAVQRMRGKPGTDIVLTIIREGEEQPLKFTITRAVIKVKSVKNRTLEEGYGYIRISQFQTQTPPNVQKAIEKLKEENGGKLKGLILDLRNNPGGVLSAAVEVSDAFLEKGLIVYTEGRDLESEQRFRATSGDILNNSPMVVLVNGGSASASEIVSGALQDHRRAVVVGSRTFGKGSVQTILPLTENTALKLTTARYYTPSGRSIQAEGIVPDIELESVKVSASTPSDFNPVRESDLSRHLSNGNKMEETKDNSQKEDNKNSLATEDYPLYEALNLLKGLSILAAGQQYQ from the coding sequence ATGCCATTCTCAAAACGCGATTTATTGATAATGACCGTGGGTCTTATCTTAGGTGTAAGCCTGGTTTTTGGACAAATGGTCCTGGCTGAACGCTCGGAGGACGAATCGAAACCTTTACCTCTAGAAGAGTTACGGATCTTTTCAGAGGTATTTGGGCAGATTAAGCGTAGTTATGTCGAATTAGTAGATGACAAAACGCTAATTGAGGATTCTATCCGCGGGATGCTCGCTGGCCTGGATCCCCACTCTGCCTACTTAGACCCTGAATCCTTCAAGGAACTTCGCATTGGAACTTCCGGCAAATTTGGAGGGCTTGGTATCGAAGTTGGCATGGAAGATGGCTTTGTCCGTGTAGTTGCCCCTATCGATGATACTCCGGCCCAAAAAGCAGGCATCAAGGCGGGGGATCTCATCATCCGCATCGATGACACTCCGGTAAAGGGCATGAGCCTCAGCGAGGCAGTGCAGCGAATGCGCGGTAAACCAGGTACAGATATCGTCTTGACTATCATCCGAGAGGGTGAAGAACAACCTCTAAAATTCACCATCACTCGCGCCGTTATCAAAGTTAAAAGCGTTAAAAATAGGACTTTGGAAGAAGGTTATGGGTATATCCGTATTAGCCAGTTCCAAACCCAAACACCACCCAATGTTCAGAAAGCTATTGAAAAACTCAAAGAGGAAAATGGTGGGAAGCTTAAAGGTTTGATCCTAGACCTACGTAACAATCCAGGGGGGGTCCTTAGTGCTGCAGTAGAAGTTTCTGATGCCTTTTTAGAAAAGGGCCTTATTGTCTATACAGAAGGTAGAGATTTGGAGTCAGAACAGAGATTTCGGGCCACTTCTGGTGATATCCTGAACAATTCACCTATGGTAGTTTTGGTAAATGGAGGCTCAGCCTCCGCCTCAGAGATCGTCTCTGGAGCCCTTCAGGATCATCGTCGGGCAGTAGTAGTCGGCTCACGCACTTTTGGCAAAGGGTCGGTCCAGACTATTTTACCACTCACAGAAAACACTGCGCTGAAACTTACCACTGCCCGCTATTACACTCCCTCTGGACGCTCCATCCAAGCTGAAGGAATTGTCCCGGACATTGAACTTGAAAGCGTAAAGGTTTCAGCTTCTACTCCTTCTGATTTTAATCCAGTCAGAGAATCGGATCTTTCCCGCCACCTCAGCAATGGGAATAAAATGGAAGAAACAAAAGACAATTCACAAAAAGAAGACAATAAAAATTCCCTCGCTACGGAAGACTATCCTTTGTATGAAGCATTAAACTTACTCAAGGGACTGAGCATCCTAGCAGCAGGTCAACAATACCAATAA